A genomic window from Montipora capricornis isolate CH-2021 chromosome 8, ASM3666992v2, whole genome shotgun sequence includes:
- the LOC138059084 gene encoding TNF receptor-associated factor 6-like, translated as MESSFTGELRSEGYDEYFDPPLESKHKCPICLLGLREPVQTHCGHRFCRGCILRSIRDAGPRCPVDNGGLEDSQLYPDIFAKREILNHDVFCRSKKLNGCQWKGPLSELENHMGECELVIMEQVLRNSLQIQDVSETGRGSGINVLVSSAGSSIENHEVQSSETETGPRNQIRRTRGGAEAFPQEQASHDEFVNYLATLCEQQREELDEMRRLVNALTSPVQHLERRLEDTRMRVQELTVRFNHLEMNVLEYEGRVCNGSYIWRIENYRQCRQDAMNGVMTAIHSPAFHTSLYGYKLCMRINLNGVDSGVGKFIALFVHMMQGDYDNILEWPFTGRIALSILDQREGVEFRQHISETLVAKPHLLAFRRPEAPRSILGYGFRDFASMEQIHEPQYVKNNTMLVRIQICERFVGAIEAPSLRFPIQQVWS; from the exons ATGGAGTCCTCGTTTACCGGAGAACTGAGGTCTGAAGGCTACGACGAGTATTTTGATCCACCTCTGGAAAGTAAACATAAATGCCCGATCTGCCTTTTGGGTCTGCGAGAACCAGTGCAAACGCATTGTGGTCACAGGTTTTGTCGAGGTTGCATCTTGCGTTCCATAAG AGATGCTGGTCCCAGGTGTCCTGTTGACAATGGAGGTTTGGAGGATTCTCAG CTATATCCAGACATCTTTGCCAAAAGAGAAATTCTCAACCATGATGTTTTCTGCCGTTCGAAAAAACTGAATGGATGCCAATGGAAAGGTCCTCTGAGTGAGCTGGAG AACCACATGGGAGAGTGTGAACTTGTCATCATGGAACAGGTCCTGAGGAATAGCTTGCAG ATTCAGGACGTCAGTGAAACTGGTCGAGGATCAGGAATTAATGTCCTTGTCAGCAGTGCGGGTTCTTCGATCGAG aatCATGAGGTCCAGTCCAGTGAAACGGAAACGGGACCGAGAAATCAGATTCGACGCACCAGGGGTGGCGCGGAGGCATTTCCACAAGAGCAGGCCAGCCATGACGAGTTTGTGAATTACCTGGCAACACTGTGTGAGCAGCAGCGTGAAGAACTAGATGAAATGAGACGTCTTGTTAATGCACTCACCAGCCCGGTTCAGCATTTGGAACGTCGCCTCGAAGACACTCGTATGAGGGTACAAGAGCTTACTGTTAG GTTTAACCACCTAGAAATGAACGTGCTGGAGTATGAAGGCCGTGTATGCAATGGTTCCTACATCTGGAGGATAGAGAATTACCGGCAGTGTCGTCAAGATGCCATGAACGGAGTTATGACGGCCATACACAGCCCAGCTTTCCATACTAGCCTGTACGGGTACAAACTCTGCATGCGAATCAACTTAAATGGTGTGGACAGTGGAGTTGGAAAATTCATTGCTCTGTTTGTTCACATGATGCAGGGGGATTATGATAACATCCTAGAATGGCCCTTCACTGGAAGAATAGCTCTTTCCATCTTGGATCAAAGAGAGGGTGTTGAATTTCGTCAGCACATCAGCGAGACCCTGGTTGCCAAGCCACATCTGTTGGCCTTTCGGAGACCAGAAGCTCCTCGCAGTATTTTGGGTTATGGTTTTCGCGACTTCGCGTCCATGGAGCAGATCCATGAACCGCAATACGTAAAGAACAATACCATGTTGGTCCGGATTCAAATCTGTGAAAGATTTGTCGGAGCAATCGAGGCTCCCTCGTTGCGCTTTCCAATCCAGCAGGTGTGGTCATGA